The genome window TATAAAAATATTAAAAGGTTTAGACCCTGTTAAAAAAAGACCAGGAATGTATATTGGTAATATAGATGATGGTACTGGTTTACATCATATGTTTTTTGAAATTATTGATAATTCTATTGATGAATATTTATCTGGTTATTGCAATAAACTTATTATTCATATTATTCATAATAAGATAATAACCATTGAAGATAATGGAAGAGGTATACCTATAGATATACATTCGGAAGGAATATCAGCTGCAGAAATAATCATGACTATCTTACATGCCGGAGGTAAATTTGATAATAAATCTTATAAAATTTCTGGAGGATTACATGGGGTAGGTTTATCAGTAGTAAACGCTTTATCTGAATATATGAATTTATATATTTATAGAAATCATAATATTTATAAACAAATATATTTAAATGGTATACCTTTAAATCCATTAAAAGTTCTTGGAACAACAAAAAAAACAGGTACAAAAATAAGTTTTAAACCTTCAAAAAAAGTTTTTATCAATACCCATTTTAATGACAATATTATATATAAAAGATTACAAGAATTATCTTTTTTAAATAATAAATTAAAAATTTTTTTAATACAAAAAGAAAAAAAAATATTATTGTTTAATGAAGGTGGAATCAAAGCATTTATAATGCTACTTAATAAAAAGAAAAATACCATCTGTCCTATTTTTTATTTCAAATCCAAAACCAATAATATTTGTATTGAAATAGCAATACAATGGAACAATTCTTATAAAGAAATATTAAAATGTTATACCAATAATATACCACAAAACGATGGTGGAACTCATTTACTTGGATTTCGTACAGCATTAACCAAAACCATAAAAAATTATATTGAAAATGAAAAAATAAACAATAAATATAATATCAATAGTGACGATATAAAAGAAGGAATTACAGCAATAATAGCAATAAAAATGCAAAATCCAAAATTTTCTTCACAAACTAAAAACAAATTAATTTCATCTGAAATAAAAATAGCAGTAGACAAAGAATTAAATAAAAAATTTTATCATTATTTATTAGAACATCCTAAAGAATCAAAAAACATTATAAATAAAATTATTAATTCTGCAAAAATAAGAGATTCATCTCGTAAAGCAAGAGAAATAGCTCGAAAAAGAATTGCTTTAGATATTGCAAAATTACCAGGCAAATTAGCGGATTGTCAAGAAAAAAATCCAGACAGAGCTGAATTATATATAGTAGAGGGCGATTCAGCAGGTGGTTCAGCTAAACAAGGTCGAGATCGACGTATACAAGCTATTTTACCTTTAAAAGGGAAAATACTTAATGTAGAAAAATCTGGATTTGACAAAATCCTTTTATCAAAGGAAATAGGCACTTTAATAACCGCATTAGGTTGTGGAATAGGACATAAAGAATTTAATATAAAAAAATTACGTTATCATACAATCATAATAATGACCGACGCGGATGTTGATGGTTCACATATAAGAACCTTATTATTAACATTTTTCTTTAGATATATGCCAAAAATTATTGAAAAAGGTTATATATATATAGCAAAACCACCTTTATTTAAAATTAAACATGAAAAAAACGAAAGATATATAAAAAATGAAAAAGAATTAAATACCCATACAATAAAAATATGTTTAAAAGAAAAAACAATTTTAATTAATGAAAAAAAAATAAATATAAAAAAATTACTTTTTAAGTATATTCTTATTTATAATCTTTCAAAAAAATTTAAAATAAGTAATTTAAAAAAATTAATGATTGTAAAGAAAATAGAAAAAAATTATTTGAATGATAATTTTTATAAACACAAAATAAATGTACATCAGTTAAATAATAAAGAGTTTGTTAAAGCTAACCATTATTTAGTGTTAATCAAATTTAAAAAACAAATAAATAAATTAAATAATTTTTATAATCCAATTATTTTATTATTAAAAAATCAATTATTTAAAAAGTTTGATAAAATTTATGATTTACTAGAATTTATTATAAATAATTTTTTATATAAAAATATTAATATCCAAAGATATAAAGGATTAGGAGAAATGA of Candidatus Portiera aleyrodidarum contains these proteins:
- a CDS encoding DNA gyrase subunit B is translated as MSNYSYNSSNIKILKGLDPVKKRPGMYIGNIDDGTGLHHMFFEIIDNSIDEYLSGYCNKLIIHIIHNKIITIEDNGRGIPIDIHSEGISAAEIIMTILHAGGKFDNKSYKISGGLHGVGLSVVNALSEYMNLYIYRNHNIYKQIYLNGIPLNPLKVLGTTKKTGTKISFKPSKKVFINTHFNDNIIYKRLQELSFLNNKLKIFLIQKEKKILLFNEGGIKAFIMLLNKKKNTICPIFYFKSKTNNICIEIAIQWNNSYKEILKCYTNNIPQNDGGTHLLGFRTALTKTIKNYIENEKINNKYNINSDDIKEGITAIIAIKMQNPKFSSQTKNKLISSEIKIAVDKELNKKFYHYLLEHPKESKNIINKIINSAKIRDSSRKAREIARKRIALDIAKLPGKLADCQEKNPDRAELYIVEGDSAGGSAKQGRDRRIQAILPLKGKILNVEKSGFDKILLSKEIGTLITALGCGIGHKEFNIKKLRYHTIIIMTDADVDGSHIRTLLLTFFFRYMPKIIEKGYIYIAKPPLFKIKHEKNERYIKNEKELNTHTIKICLKEKTILINEKKINIKKLLFKYILIYNLSKKFKISNLKKLMIVKKIEKNYLNDNFYKHKINVHQLNNKEFVKANHYLVLIKFKKQINKLNNFYNPIILLLKNQLFKKFDKIYDLLEFIINNFLYKNINIQRYKGLGEMNPNQLWDTTMNPLKRRMFKINIQDIVKANLIFNILMGDNVKPRRKFIQTNALIATIDI